The following proteins are co-located in the Leishmania panamensis strain MHOM/PA/94/PSC-1 chromosome 26 sequence genome:
- a CDS encoding hypothetical protein (TriTrypDB/GeneDB-style sysID: LpmP.26.2650), giving the protein MIAECFYLVALVTTAMTITMSNVTVYPEGISTTVDGTPIIVHNISPDWIQTSSMSISSTTELFAVVVMDPIRAHARAAVTIGDSPTAVNADVNVSIYGGFNITKTPHDDGCRPKSFVVDFCGMYMEVSGTVDTIGKLPGGAQSICDVVSQVADNLMAPAPFIEYPPVMEGASDIAKSTYLLKYRLVNILSENTGLPVEAHFVRKNVLRVAVGSFLRTSILFDSSYDYDVEVLDAMGVISQWAKKKLNISVDPRNRTTLKIPFHGGAVTIPTLRSIVHQAIKENALATLRTRVPRGASLSYDVVIHDFQCTFFNTVCSIPVSNGVQVINSRFTGMGDLGTILDNTVSASMDILLTNITRVALKVVGSTFGQRIYLPVF; this is encoded by the coding sequence ATGATCGCTGAGTGCTTCTACCTGGTGGCGCTtgtcaccaccgccatgaCCATCACAATGTCGAACGTGACCGTCTACCCGGAGGGCATCAGCACAACCGTAGACGGCACCCCTATCATCGTCCACAACATTTCCCCAGATTGGATTCAAACCTCATCGATGAGCATCAGCTCCACGACGGAGTTGTTCGCCGTCGTTGTGATGGATCCGATTCGAGCTCACGCGAGGGCGGCTGTCACAATTGGCGATTCTCCCACCGCTGTCAATGCAGACGTCAATGTTTCCATCTACGGAGGCTTTAACATCACCAAGACCCCTCATGACGACGGCTGCCGCCCCAAATCCTTCGTAGTGGACTTCTGCGGGATGTATATGGAGGTGAGTGGCACAGTGGACACCATCGGCAAGCTACCGGGTGGCGCGCAGAGCATCTGCGACGTCGTCAGCCAGGTCGCTGATAATCTCATGGCCCCTGCCCCATTTATTGAGTACCCGCCTGTTATGGAGGGCGCGTCGGATATCGCGAAGTCGACCTACCTCTTGAAGTACCGTTTGGTGAACATCCTCTCAGAGAACACAGGATTGCCTGTGGAGGCGCACTTTGTGCGCAAGAATGTGTTGCGGGTTGCGGTCGGCTCATTCCTCCGCACCAGCATCCTCTTTGACTCCTCCTACGACTACGACGTCGAGGTGCTGGATGCTATGGGGGTAATATCACAGTGGGCCAAGAAAAAGCTCAACATTTCCGTCGACCCCAGGAACCGCACGACGCTAAAGATCCCGTTCCACGGCGGTGCGGTCACGATCccgacgctgcgcagcattGTCCACCAGGCGATCAAGGAGAACGCGTTGGCGACGCTGCGGACACGTGTGCCGCGCGGTGCTTCATTGTCCTACGATGTTGTCATCCACGACTTTCAGTGCACCTTTTTCAACACGGTTTGCTCCATTCCTGTGTCGAACGGCGTGCAGGTGATCAACTCTCGGTTCACGGGAATGGGTGACCTCGGCACCATCCTGGATAACACAGTCAGTGCTTCGATGGACATTCTTCTCACCAACATCACAAGAGTCGCATTGAAGGTGGTGGGCAGCACTTTTGGCCAGCGCATCTATCTACCCGTGTTCTGA